The Deltaproteobacteria bacterium genome has a segment encoding these proteins:
- a CDS encoding flagellar hook-length control protein FliK: MGLEGGEGPLGSLRCLRAVAEVLPATIRGNPGQKEGNGSELKVAFGRLLKGLDPVSSDGCPEAFEENASAGPTLEWGKEGGKGQTPSPFEILGLARDSGPREADRGTAGIRQGAAAIPEASRILGHTAQVAGNRALGGGNRRFPRSGPGRDSSDGSGMPGEKAGERILASTTPGFKLHPVASQKAGQGGSFLSDPPAGKSAHRSGGNWPFHRSERVTGLQPAESSMPAATGSGGSRPSAVTMADGFMQQVLENLNVRGWKVGRREVKIQLHPEELGHLRMEIGVREQQVVVKIHVENPFVKDLIENNLGQLRDGLLDQGLKMDGCSVTVSEHFQPQSGGAGDNPAGSGDQPLAAEMAEPEEGPSRRSLGSYGWNPEGVNLFV; encoded by the coding sequence ATGGGACTGGAGGGAGGGGAGGGTCCATTGGGATCGCTCCGGTGCCTGAGGGCCGTGGCCGAGGTATTACCCGCAACCATCCGGGGAAACCCCGGTCAAAAGGAAGGGAACGGTTCAGAGTTGAAGGTGGCATTTGGAAGGCTCCTCAAAGGATTGGATCCTGTGAGTTCGGATGGGTGCCCGGAAGCCTTCGAGGAGAATGCCTCTGCAGGGCCAACTCTGGAATGGGGCAAGGAGGGAGGGAAGGGACAAACCCCATCGCCTTTTGAGATCCTGGGGCTTGCCCGAGATTCCGGTCCCAGGGAGGCCGACAGAGGGACGGCAGGGATCAGGCAGGGGGCTGCGGCGATTCCTGAGGCATCTCGGATTCTCGGCCACACTGCCCAGGTAGCCGGGAACCGCGCCTTAGGAGGCGGGAACAGGCGTTTCCCGAGGAGTGGCCCCGGCCGGGATTCATCCGATGGATCGGGAATGCCGGGTGAAAAAGCCGGCGAGAGGATCCTAGCAAGCACCACCCCCGGGTTCAAGCTCCACCCGGTCGCTTCTCAGAAGGCCGGCCAAGGCGGGTCCTTCCTATCCGATCCTCCGGCAGGGAAGTCCGCTCATAGAAGCGGAGGGAACTGGCCTTTCCATAGAAGCGAAAGGGTGACAGGCCTCCAACCGGCCGAGTCGTCCATGCCCGCTGCGACGGGTTCAGGGGGCAGCCGCCCGTCGGCTGTCACGATGGCAGACGGCTTCATGCAGCAGGTCCTGGAGAACCTCAATGTCCGGGGATGGAAGGTAGGCCGGAGGGAAGTCAAGATTCAGCTCCATCCGGAGGAGTTGGGACACCTCCGCATGGAGATCGGTGTCAGAGAACAGCAGGTCGTGGTGAAGATCCATGTAGAGAACCCCTTTGTCAAGGATCTGATCGAGAACAACCTGGGCCAATTGAGAGACGGGCTTCTCGATCAAGGCCTGAAGATGGACGGTTGTTCCGTGACGGTTAGCGAGCATTTCCAGCCTCAATCAGGAGGGGCCGGGGACAACCCGGCCGGGTCCGGAGATCAACCACTCGCAGCGGAGATGGCAGAACCGGAAGAGGGACCTTCACGGCGATCTCTGGGTTCTTATGGGTGGAATCCAGAGGGAGTAAACCTATTCGTGTAG
- a CDS encoding flagellar hook assembly protein FlgD has protein sequence MIVQDVTYRDQEAVAATGRGEVGRDDFLRLLLTQLSYQDPLSPMDSMEFTAQLSQFSQLEQMLDLNHKLDSLLLYQSSLNSWQGVGMIGKEVDAAGDWVELSEGKAGKVGYSLDQDTNRVSVRIYDPGGRLVRTLDLGAEHGGEHLIQWDGRDDNHVPLPDGIYAIEVRAGAGEEARAVPTFVRGVITGLSLEGDQPVLLMGSQEVPFADITVVRDNSGGNPT, from the coding sequence ATGATCGTGCAGGATGTGACATACCGTGACCAGGAAGCGGTGGCAGCCACCGGGAGAGGCGAGGTGGGCCGGGATGACTTTCTGAGGCTTCTGTTGACTCAGTTGAGCTACCAGGACCCTCTGAGCCCCATGGACAGCATGGAGTTTACTGCCCAGCTCTCACAGTTCAGCCAGCTCGAGCAGATGCTAGACCTCAACCACAAGCTCGACAGCCTGTTGCTCTACCAGTCTTCCCTGAACAGCTGGCAGGGAGTGGGAATGATAGGGAAAGAGGTCGATGCCGCGGGAGACTGGGTGGAACTGAGCGAGGGGAAGGCCGGAAAGGTTGGCTACAGTCTCGACCAGGATACAAACCGGGTCTCTGTCAGGATTTACGACCCCGGTGGCCGGTTGGTGAGGACACTCGATCTTGGGGCCGAGCACGGAGGCGAGCACCTCATCCAGTGGGACGGGAGGGATGACAACCACGTCCCCCTGCCGGACGGGATCTATGCAATAGAGGTGAGAGCAGGAGCCGGTGAGGAAGCCAGGGCAGTGCCCACCTTCGTGCGGGGAGTGATAACGGGCCTGAGCCTGGAGGGGGACCAGCCCGTGCTTCTTATGGGAAGCCAGGAGGTTCCCTTTGCCGATATCACGGTCGTCAGGGACAATAGCGGGGGCAATCCTACATAG
- a CDS encoding flagellar hook protein FlgE — protein sequence MLSSLYTGISGLSTYGNAMSVIGNNIANVNTTGFKASRVSFADLYNMALTNSAVGQLQVGRGVRMSSIDQLFTQGSLENTGSATDMAIQGDGFFIVSDGSGTYYTRAGHFIFDSNGRLVNPEGYTVQGWTLNTTTGLPTGPVGDLTFTTTAVPASATQNSFVAVNLDSNSTANPGGAAFDPTSTTTAENTSNYSTSFAAYDSLGNSHVVTLYFRKTAANTWSWYGCVDGGEITGGTAGQLEIEAQGTLSFTTSGALDNHTTTASDFDFTGAAQNQSITFDFGTSITGEGGTGVDGTTQFAGDSTTYMLTQDGYASGLLQGLIVDDEGIIVGRFSNGQTQNLAQIALGRFPSPWGLEAVGSNLFVESNDSGQPLVNAPGTSGLGKIASNALEMSNVDLAGEFVKMIRTQQAFTANSKIITTTDQMLTEVVNLKR from the coding sequence ATGCTCAGTTCGCTTTATACCGGAATTTCCGGTCTCAGCACGTACGGAAACGCCATGTCGGTCATAGGGAACAACATTGCCAATGTAAACACCACGGGTTTCAAGGCCTCGAGGGTCTCCTTCGCCGACCTTTACAACATGGCCCTGACAAACTCCGCAGTGGGCCAGCTCCAGGTGGGCCGGGGAGTCAGGATGTCGAGCATCGATCAGCTCTTCACCCAGGGTTCCCTCGAGAACACCGGATCGGCCACGGACATGGCTATTCAGGGGGACGGGTTTTTCATAGTGAGTGACGGGTCAGGAACCTACTACACGAGGGCGGGCCACTTCATCTTTGACAGCAACGGCCGCCTCGTCAATCCCGAGGGTTATACGGTCCAGGGCTGGACCCTCAATACTACAACGGGCCTGCCCACCGGGCCGGTCGGGGACCTGACCTTCACGACGACGGCCGTTCCGGCCAGTGCCACGCAGAACTCCTTTGTGGCGGTGAACCTCGATTCCAATTCGACGGCGAACCCCGGAGGAGCCGCCTTTGATCCCACGAGCACGACAACCGCGGAAAACACCTCGAACTACTCTACGAGCTTCGCCGCCTACGATTCCCTGGGTAACTCCCACGTGGTGACCCTCTATTTTCGTAAGACGGCCGCCAACACCTGGAGCTGGTACGGGTGCGTGGACGGAGGGGAGATCACCGGAGGTACGGCCGGACAGCTCGAGATCGAGGCCCAGGGGACACTCTCATTCACCACCAGTGGGGCCCTTGACAACCACACGACAACAGCGTCTGATTTCGACTTCACAGGGGCGGCCCAGAACCAGAGCATCACCTTCGACTTCGGAACCAGCATCACCGGCGAGGGGGGGACCGGCGTCGATGGAACCACCCAGTTCGCCGGAGACTCGACAACATACATGCTCACCCAGGACGGGTATGCCTCCGGTCTTCTCCAGGGGCTCATTGTCGACGATGAGGGGATCATCGTAGGAAGATTCAGCAATGGGCAGACCCAGAACCTTGCCCAGATCGCCCTGGGACGGTTTCCGAGCCCGTGGGGCCTGGAGGCCGTGGGCAGCAACCTTTTCGTTGAGTCGAATGATTCGGGTCAGCCCCTGGTCAATGCACCCGGTACATCCGGACTGGGCAAGATCGCGTCAAATGCCCTGGAGATGTCGAACGTCGACCTGGCCGGTGAGTTTGTCAAAATGATCAGGACCCAACAGGCCTTTACGGCAAACTCCAAGATCATCACCACCACGGATCAGATGCTCACCGAAGTGGTAAACTTGAAGAGATAA
- a CDS encoding MotA/TolQ/ExbB proton channel family protein, giving the protein MDIATFFGVFCGFALVIVAITSGGGMAAFINIPSFMIVAGGTLGATLINYPLKDVLKVVAILKNAVFQKKNTPQAWIPVFVDFANKARKEGVLSLEGTVSKMKDPFLKKGIQMAVDGLEPQSIREILETEIEFIRARHRLGVDIFASMGAFAPAMGLIGTLIGLVQMLRSMEDPSSIGPAMAVALITTFYGAIMANLLFLPISGKLKTRSEEELFVKELMLEGVMAVTKGDNPRIVEQKLHAFLAPRLRKSAYER; this is encoded by the coding sequence ATGGACATTGCGACCTTTTTCGGAGTCTTCTGCGGTTTTGCCCTTGTCATTGTTGCAATCACGAGTGGAGGGGGGATGGCCGCCTTCATAAACATCCCCTCTTTCATGATCGTGGCAGGCGGCACCTTAGGGGCGACTCTTATCAACTACCCCCTCAAGGACGTGCTCAAGGTAGTGGCGATCCTCAAGAATGCGGTTTTTCAGAAGAAGAACACACCGCAGGCATGGATCCCCGTTTTCGTCGACTTTGCCAACAAGGCCAGAAAGGAGGGGGTTCTCTCGCTTGAAGGAACGGTCTCGAAGATGAAGGACCCTTTTCTCAAGAAGGGGATTCAGATGGCCGTCGACGGGCTTGAGCCCCAGAGCATACGGGAGATTCTCGAAACAGAGATAGAGTTCATAAGGGCCCGGCACCGGCTGGGAGTCGACATATTTGCATCGATGGGGGCGTTCGCCCCGGCCATGGGTCTGATCGGGACCCTTATCGGCCTTGTCCAGATGCTCCGATCGATGGAGGACCCGTCCAGCATAGGTCCGGCCATGGCTGTCGCCCTGATAACGACTTTCTACGGGGCAATTATGGCGAACCTCCTCTTTCTCCCCATCTCCGGAAAGCTGAAGACCAGGAGCGAGGAGGAACTCTTCGTGAAGGAACTCATGCTCGAGGGGGTCATGGCCGTAACCAAGGGGGACAACCCGAGAATCGTGGAGCAGAAGCTCCATGCGTTTCTTGCACCGAGGTTGAGGAAGTCCGCCTATGAACGGTGA
- a CDS encoding flagellar motor protein MotB produces MKGNFVVLMTSLSVLLLAFFILLNSMAVIDNHKIRMALGSLRGTFGVTKGGMGGMLGGGGPAGAGGVEAWNYLNRMNLSLGKKGEKLAALDEVIKEAGLGEKMDISVTREGTRISLAGEVLFPSGSSELTPEGRLILDRVAEVIRSAGVPARIEGHTDNIPIHTEAYSSNWELSTARAVNVLRYFIEEKGIAPARLSAEGFADTRPRAPNDTPEHRARNRRVSFVLLGTFL; encoded by the coding sequence ATGAAGGGGAACTTCGTTGTCCTGATGACGTCCCTGAGCGTCCTGCTTCTCGCATTCTTCATTCTTCTGAACTCGATGGCCGTGATCGACAACCACAAGATCCGGATGGCTCTGGGATCCCTGAGGGGGACCTTCGGGGTCACAAAAGGGGGCATGGGGGGGATGCTCGGAGGCGGGGGGCCTGCCGGCGCCGGCGGTGTCGAAGCATGGAACTATTTGAACCGAATGAACCTCTCTCTCGGGAAGAAAGGAGAGAAACTCGCCGCCCTGGACGAGGTGATCAAAGAAGCAGGTCTTGGAGAAAAGATGGATATCAGCGTGACCCGGGAAGGGACGCGGATTTCCCTGGCCGGCGAGGTTCTCTTCCCCTCGGGCAGCAGCGAACTGACTCCCGAGGGGCGGCTGATTCTCGACAGAGTGGCGGAGGTTATCAGATCCGCCGGTGTGCCCGCCCGGATCGAGGGCCACACCGACAACATCCCGATTCACACGGAGGCTTACAGCTCCAACTGGGAGCTTTCCACTGCACGGGCGGTCAACGTGCTCCGGTATTTCATAGAAGAGAAGGGGATCGCACCCGCGAGACTTTCGGCAGAGGGTTTTGCAGACACACGGCCCAGAGCCCCCAACGACACACCCGAGCATCGTGCAAGGAACAGGCGGGTGAGCTTCGTGCTGCTGGGGACTTTCCTTTAG
- a CDS encoding OmpA family protein: MKGRKREEEESGLDPNAWMVTFSDLLTLLLTFFVLLLTMSSMDNKRLREAFGFFGGTEGGLETEGKGSTTEVATPYDVRYPGMYVLPPGTLRSEAFPEIRLSWGKGEGRAKPVARMPILRVERELRKGMESLGLNRGVEISREAGGLVVRFSEGVLFDIGEAEIDFQGTLVLGKCGEILGKIPNRIRIAGHTDDIPVLGGRYKTNWELSTARAVNVLRFFTESMGLDPKRFSAVGYGKYRPLVPNTSPENRAMNRRAEIAILSSRPGQPL, translated from the coding sequence TTGAAGGGGAGAAAAAGAGAGGAGGAGGAGTCAGGTCTCGATCCCAATGCGTGGATGGTCACATTCTCGGACTTGCTGACCCTTCTGCTCACCTTCTTTGTGCTTCTTCTGACTATGTCCTCCATGGACAACAAACGGCTGCGGGAGGCCTTCGGTTTTTTCGGTGGGACAGAGGGTGGACTTGAGACCGAGGGGAAAGGATCGACCACGGAAGTGGCCACCCCTTACGACGTACGATATCCGGGTATGTATGTACTCCCGCCTGGCACGCTCAGATCCGAGGCTTTCCCCGAGATCCGCCTTTCCTGGGGCAAAGGCGAGGGCCGGGCAAAGCCGGTTGCAAGGATGCCCATCCTGAGGGTCGAGCGCGAGCTGAGGAAGGGGATGGAGAGCCTCGGCTTGAACAGAGGCGTAGAGATCAGTAGGGAGGCAGGGGGCCTGGTAGTCCGCTTTTCCGAGGGCGTCCTCTTCGATATCGGGGAGGCTGAGATCGATTTCCAGGGGACCCTGGTACTTGGTAAATGTGGAGAGATCCTCGGCAAGATCCCGAACCGAATCCGGATTGCAGGGCACACAGACGACATCCCCGTGCTGGGTGGACGCTACAAGACCAACTGGGAGCTTTCCACTGCACGGGCGGTCAACGTGCTGAGGTTTTTCACCGAATCCATGGGGCTCGATCCCAAGAGATTCTCCGCCGTGGGCTACGGCAAGTACAGGCCCCTTGTCCCCAACACCAGTCCGGAAAACCGGGCAATGAACCGGAGAGCGGAGATCGCGATTTTATCCAGCCGCCCGGGACAGCCGCTCTGA
- a CDS encoding flagellar basal body-associated FliL family protein: MADEEVKEQNSASPEKKKGKAKLIIIPAVLLLLMGGAAGGAKMGLLPIPGLAPKKGEQEREQQAASKKPEPAMGVIYPMKPFIVNLADESGDRYLKVKFELELDSKELVPEIEQRMPQLTDAVIMLLSSRSYKDLASYEGKDRVRNELILRLNSFLVTGSIKRIFFTEFVMQ; encoded by the coding sequence ATGGCAGACGAGGAGGTCAAGGAACAAAATTCGGCGTCGCCGGAGAAAAAAAAGGGGAAGGCCAAGCTTATCATAATCCCGGCGGTTCTGCTTTTACTGATGGGAGGTGCCGCCGGAGGGGCTAAGATGGGTCTCCTTCCGATCCCGGGACTGGCCCCCAAGAAGGGCGAACAGGAGAGAGAGCAGCAGGCCGCCAGCAAGAAGCCCGAGCCGGCGATGGGGGTTATCTACCCTATGAAGCCCTTTATCGTAAACCTGGCAGACGAATCGGGCGACCGGTATCTGAAGGTCAAATTCGAATTGGAACTCGACAGCAAGGAGCTGGTACCTGAAATCGAGCAACGGATGCCCCAGCTTACAGACGCGGTGATCATGCTTCTAAGCAGCAGGAGCTACAAGGACCTGGCCAGCTACGAGGGAAAGGACCGGGTGCGCAACGAGCTGATACTCCGGCTGAACAGCTTTCTCGTGACCGGATCTATCAAGAGGATCTTCTTCACCGAATTTGTAATGCAGTGA
- the fliM gene encoding flagellar motor switch protein FliM, which translates to MSKILSQDEVDALLTGISKGDVPTGTDEPKETGEITPYDFTSQDRIIRGRMPTLDIINQRFVRGFRTTLSTQLRKLVDIGAASTTIMKFGEFLKTLFVPTSLHIFRMDPIRGQALLVLESNLVFSLIDAFLGGKGMMDIKIEGRDFTNIENRIIRKVVDAALADYAKAWNPVYPVSIRFLRSEANPQFVGIVPSADLVVVISFEVEMESSAGKLIVCIPYGCLEPIRNLLQAGFQSGQPEVDLAWIERFRGRIAETPVMISAELGRTTITGKDLLALEAGDVLLLDRNTTEELDVRVEGVLKFRGYPGTYRGNKAIKVSSVLAGRS; encoded by the coding sequence GTGAGCAAAATCCTTTCACAAGACGAGGTCGACGCCCTTTTAACAGGAATCTCCAAAGGCGATGTGCCTACCGGCACGGACGAACCGAAGGAGACGGGCGAGATCACCCCCTATGACTTCACCAGCCAGGACCGGATCATCCGTGGAAGGATGCCCACCCTGGATATCATAAACCAGCGATTTGTCCGGGGTTTCCGGACCACCTTATCCACACAGCTCAGGAAACTGGTCGACATCGGTGCGGCTTCGACGACGATCATGAAATTCGGGGAATTCCTAAAGACCCTCTTCGTCCCCACCAGTCTCCATATCTTCCGTATGGATCCCATTCGGGGTCAGGCGTTGCTGGTTCTTGAATCCAACCTCGTGTTCTCCCTTATCGACGCTTTTCTCGGCGGAAAGGGGATGATGGACATCAAGATCGAAGGACGGGACTTTACGAACATCGAAAACAGGATCATTCGAAAGGTGGTCGACGCCGCCCTTGCCGACTATGCGAAGGCATGGAACCCCGTATACCCGGTGTCGATCCGGTTCTTGCGGTCTGAGGCCAACCCCCAGTTCGTCGGGATCGTACCATCGGCTGACCTGGTAGTTGTCATCTCTTTTGAGGTTGAGATGGAGTCCTCCGCAGGCAAGCTGATCGTCTGCATTCCGTATGGTTGCCTGGAACCCATCCGCAACCTCCTGCAGGCGGGTTTTCAGAGCGGCCAACCAGAAGTGGATCTGGCGTGGATAGAGAGATTCCGGGGTCGGATAGCTGAGACCCCGGTAATGATATCAGCGGAACTTGGAAGGACGACGATCACGGGAAAGGACCTTCTCGCCCTCGAGGCGGGGGATGTTCTCCTCCTCGACCGAAACACCACGGAAGAATTGGATGTGAGGGTTGAAGGGGTCTTGAAGTTCAGAGGTTATCCCGGAACCTACAGGGGTAACAAAGCAATAAAGGTATCGTCCGTCCTCGCAGGGAGGTCTTGA
- the fliN gene encoding flagellar motor switch protein FliN, giving the protein MEKEEQAKAEGQAAEATAAGGQTEKKQPQAGKEPPSQGTPGKETEGKGKNLDFVLDIPLEVTVELGRTRMIINDLLQLGQGSVIELTKLAGEPMEILVNQKLIARGEVVVVNEKFGVRLTDIISPMERVEQLR; this is encoded by the coding sequence ATGGAAAAGGAAGAACAGGCAAAGGCAGAGGGTCAAGCAGCCGAAGCAACCGCAGCCGGCGGCCAGACCGAGAAGAAGCAGCCTCAGGCCGGCAAGGAGCCGCCATCCCAGGGAACCCCGGGGAAGGAGACCGAGGGCAAGGGGAAAAACCTCGACTTCGTCCTTGACATCCCCCTGGAGGTGACCGTTGAGCTGGGCCGGACACGGATGATCATCAACGATCTTCTGCAGTTGGGTCAGGGCTCTGTCATAGAGCTGACAAAACTGGCCGGAGAACCCATGGAAATCCTGGTCAACCAGAAACTGATCGCACGGGGGGAGGTTGTAGTGGTCAACGAAAAGTTCGGCGTTCGGCTCACGGACATCATCAGCCCCATGGAGCGGGTGGAACAACTCCGGTGA
- the fliO gene encoding flagellar biosynthetic protein FliO: MEISIPAAVAASNLALSGAETGLAGSSNLFSSAVRMVSALAITLGILFFMVYLVRWFFARGGAAVDSRGLMRVISRTYLGNKQSLVLADIAGEKVVLGLSPQSITLLAKIDSKESLERIAGVEGDPSVGRPFVWYLESIMAKRLKREERNRAKP; this comes from the coding sequence GTGGAGATCTCGATCCCAGCGGCTGTCGCGGCGTCGAACCTGGCCTTGTCGGGCGCTGAAACAGGGCTCGCAGGATCTTCCAATCTCTTCTCCTCGGCGGTCAGGATGGTTTCGGCCCTTGCCATAACCCTGGGCATCCTCTTTTTTATGGTCTACCTCGTCCGGTGGTTTTTTGCGCGGGGGGGAGCAGCCGTCGATTCCCGAGGGTTGATGCGGGTCATATCCAGAACCTACCTGGGGAACAAACAGAGCCTGGTCCTGGCCGACATAGCAGGCGAAAAGGTAGTCCTCGGTCTCTCTCCCCAGTCCATTACGCTCCTGGCGAAAATCGACTCCAAGGAGAGCCTGGAAAGAATCGCCGGGGTTGAAGGAGATCCCAGCGTGGGGCGGCCCTTTGTCTGGTACCTGGAATCGATCATGGCGAAACGTCTCAAAAGAGAGGAAAGGAACCGTGCCAAGCCGTAG
- the fliP gene encoding flagellar type III secretion system pore protein FliP (The bacterial flagellar biogenesis protein FliP forms a type III secretion system (T3SS)-type pore required for flagellar assembly.) — MVALILAGVLALVRVGRSEPLSIPPIHIEVGNGDRVEEMTVGMKILFLLTVLSLAPAILVMVTSFTRIVVVLSLLRQALGLHSMPPNQVIVGLALFLTFFVMSPVWNQVNHEALQPYLAKEISEKEAMKKALTPIRAFMLKQTREKDLKLFLDISKGERPRNLSDVPTMVIVPAFVTSELKTAFQIGFFIYIPFMILDMVVASVLLSMGMLMLPPMMIVLPFKLLLFVLVDGWYLLIGSLVKSFG; from the coding sequence ATGGTCGCTCTGATTCTGGCAGGCGTCTTGGCCCTCGTCAGAGTGGGGAGGTCAGAGCCCCTCTCGATCCCACCGATCCACATCGAAGTCGGAAACGGAGACAGGGTCGAAGAGATGACCGTGGGCATGAAGATCCTCTTTCTTCTCACGGTCCTCAGCCTGGCTCCGGCGATTCTGGTCATGGTCACATCGTTTACGAGGATCGTGGTGGTTCTCTCCTTGCTCCGCCAGGCCCTCGGTCTCCATTCCATGCCCCCGAACCAGGTTATCGTAGGACTGGCTCTTTTCCTCACCTTCTTTGTCATGTCTCCGGTGTGGAACCAGGTGAACCACGAAGCCCTCCAACCTTACCTGGCCAAAGAGATATCGGAAAAGGAGGCCATGAAAAAGGCCCTGACCCCCATTCGCGCCTTTATGTTGAAGCAGACAAGGGAGAAGGATCTGAAACTCTTTCTGGATATTTCCAAGGGAGAGCGGCCTCGGAACCTCTCGGATGTTCCCACGATGGTCATCGTACCGGCCTTCGTGACGAGTGAGTTGAAGACGGCTTTCCAGATCGGCTTTTTCATTTACATTCCCTTCATGATCCTGGATATGGTGGTGGCGAGCGTCCTGCTCTCGATGGGTATGCTCATGCTTCCACCCATGATGATAGTCCTCCCTTTCAAGTTGCTTCTCTTCGTACTCGTGGACGGCTGGTATCTCTTGATCGGGTCCCTTGTAAAGAGTTTCGGGTGA
- the fliQ gene encoding flagellar biosynthesis protein FliQ gives MTPEYVIGFGRHAVEITLLVAAPMLGLGLLVGVMVSLFQAVTQIQEMTLTFVPKIVAVMVAIVVFSPWMIRMMVAFTARVLMDIPLYAK, from the coding sequence ATGACACCGGAATACGTAATCGGTTTTGGGCGGCACGCAGTCGAGATAACCCTGCTGGTGGCAGCTCCCATGCTCGGCCTGGGATTGCTGGTGGGCGTCATGGTAAGCCTATTCCAGGCGGTGACCCAGATTCAAGAGATGACTCTGACATTTGTCCCGAAAATCGTGGCGGTCATGGTGGCCATCGTGGTCTTCTCGCCCTGGATGATCCGGATGATGGTGGCATTTACGGCCAGGGTCCTCATGGATATCCCTCTCTATGCCAAGTAG
- the fliR gene encoding flagellar biosynthetic protein FliR, with the protein MFELPLFQVENFVFVLVRVSSIFVAAPVLSSRALPVQLKVGLVLFLTFAMLPSARVVPSDFPGSLPLLVMGLGSEILLGVAIGLMARLMLATVQIMGQMVGFQMGFGIAMVIDPATMEQQGVIASFLSMFATLIFLVTNGHHLFFRALAESFRVLAPFGFSASQGFVDTLARTFQNVFVVAFRMGAPIFAILLFVYTGLGIIARTVPQINIFVVGFPLTISIGLVALGLVLPYLVVIVRGIFGQLGHDIVLLLRTM; encoded by the coding sequence ATGTTCGAATTACCCCTGTTTCAGGTTGAAAATTTTGTATTTGTCCTGGTAAGGGTCTCCTCTATTTTTGTCGCTGCCCCGGTTCTCAGCAGTCGCGCCCTCCCCGTCCAACTCAAGGTAGGGCTCGTCCTGTTTCTCACCTTTGCCATGCTTCCCTCGGCCAGGGTGGTCCCCTCAGACTTTCCCGGGAGTCTCCCCCTCCTGGTCATGGGACTCGGTTCTGAGATTCTCCTGGGCGTCGCCATCGGCCTGATGGCGAGGTTGATGCTGGCGACGGTACAGATCATGGGCCAGATGGTGGGGTTTCAGATGGGTTTCGGAATCGCCATGGTGATCGATCCTGCCACCATGGAGCAGCAGGGAGTGATTGCGAGTTTTCTTTCAATGTTCGCAACGCTGATCTTTCTCGTCACCAACGGGCACCATCTCTTCTTTCGGGCCCTTGCGGAAAGCTTCCGTGTGCTGGCCCCTTTTGGGTTCTCGGCCTCTCAGGGATTCGTGGACACTCTGGCTCGGACTTTTCAGAATGTCTTTGTGGTCGCCTTCAGGATGGGTGCACCCATCTTCGCCATCCTGCTCTTTGTATACACCGGTCTGGGCATAATCGCCAGGACTGTCCCGCAGATCAACATCTTTGTGGTCGGATTTCCCCTGACCATCTCCATCGGCCTTGTGGCACTGGGTTTGGTCCTTCCCTATCTCGTCGTTATCGTCAGGGGGATCTTCGGCCAGCTCGGACACGACATAGTGCTTCTTCTGAGAACCATGTGA